The sequence AGTCCGGTCGTCTCCACGAATCGTGGGCGCGACACCGTCACGCCCGCCTGGTCGGCCTGCAACTGACACAGGAAGTCGTTCGCCGCCGCGCCGCCGTCGACCTTGAGCGCCGTGAGCGCCGGCATGGTCTCGAGCACGTCCCGCACCTCGTACGCGATCGCCTCGAGCGTGGCGCGGACGATGTGTGCTCGCGTCGTCCCGCGGGTCAGGCCGATGATCAATCCACGAGCATCCGGATCCCAGTGCGGTGCGCCGAGCCCGGTGAGCGCCGGTACGAAGACGACTCCATCGGTCGAGGTGACCGTCGCAGCCACAGCAGCCGTCTCGGCGGCCGAACCGACGATCTGGAGCCCGTCGCGCAGCCACTGCACGGCAGCGCCGGTCACGAAGATCGCGCCCTCCTGGGCGTACGTGTGGGCTCCGTCGGGGGAGCGCCAGGCGACCGTCGTCAGCAGGCCTGCGTCGGAGCGGATGGCCTGCGATCCGGTGTTGGTCAGGATGAAGGAGCCGGTGCCGTACGTGCACTTGACCTCACCGGCTTCGAAGCAGGTCTGTCCGAAGAGCGCCGCCTGCTGGTCTCCTGCCATGCCGGCGATCGGGAGCGACAGGTCGAGGAACGACCGTGGGTCGGTGACCAGGTGGGTCGTGCCCCAGTTCGCGACCACATCCGGAAGGGCGTCGGCCGGGACTCCGAACAAGTCGCACAGTTCGGGTGACCAGGCACCCGTGTGCAGATCGAAGAGCAGAGTTCGGGAGGCATTCGAGGCGTCGGTGACGTGCCAGGTCCCCCGGGTCATCCGGGCGATCAGGTAGGAGTCGACCGTGCCGACCGCGTATCGGCCGGACTCGACCAGCGCCCAGGTGTGCGGTTCGTTTTCGCGCAGCCAGGCGAGCTTCGTGGCCGAGAAGTACGGGTCCAACCGCAGGCCGGTGATCTCGGAGACGCGGGCCTCGTGCGCCTTGTTCTCCGCGCAGTACGCGGCCGTGCGCCGGTCCTGCCAGACGATCGCGCGGCGAGGGCTGCCGAGGGTCTCGCGGTCCCAGAGCACGATCGTCTCGCGTTGGTTCGTGATGCCGATGCCGGCGAGGCTGCTGCGGTCGATCCCCTTGAGTGCGGCGCGACACGCCTCGAGGGTCGCCTGCCAGATCTCCTCCGGCACGTGCTCGACCCACCCGGGCTGGGGGAAGTGCTGGGGGAACTCCTGGTAGCCGCGGGCAATGATCTGGCCGTCGTCGGACACGACGAGGGCGGTGACGCCGGTGGTGCCGGCGTCGATCGAGAGGACGGTGCTCCGTGCTGAGCTGGTCGAAGTGCTCACCTCGCAGACGTTAGTGGTTCGGGCAGTCGTGTCCACGGCAGAAACTCGGAGGCTCAGGGCGTACGTCCTCAAATATCATGACTGGGTGAGCGACTTGTCTGACACGACGCTGTCTTCCCTGCCGACCTTGGCCGAGTTGCACGCGATGGGTGCTGCCCAGCAGCCCACCTACCCGGATCCCGCAGTGCTCGCCAGTGCCGTCGACACGCTGCGCTCCCGACCGCCGCTCGTCTTCGCCGGCGAGTGTGACGACCTCAAGACCAAGCTCGCCGCCGTCGCGCGCGGTGAGGCTTTCCTTCTCCAGGGCGGGGACTGCGCCGAGACTCTCGCTGAGGTGAGCGCGGACAACGTACGCGCCAAGCTCCGCGTCCTGCTGCAGATGTCGGTCGTGCTGACGTACGCGGCGAGCGTGCCTGTGGTGAAGCTCGGTCGTCTGGCCGGTCAGTTCGCCAAGCCCCGCTCGAGCGACTTCGAGACCCGTGAGGGCGTGACGCTTCCGGCGTACCGCGGTGATGCCGTCAACGGCTACGACTTCACCGAAGCCTCGCGGATCCCCGACCCGCAACGCCTCGTTGACGTCTACAACGCCTCGGCCGCGACGCTCAACCTCGTACGCGCCTTCACCACCGGTGGCTACGCCGACCTGCGCCAGGTGCACAGTTGGAACACCGACTTCGTGAAGGGTGCCCCGCTCGGAGCCCGGTACGAGGCGTTGGCCGGCGAGATCGATCGCGCCATGACGTTCATGCATGCCATCGGCGTGGACTCCGACGAGCTCCGCCGCGTCGACTTCCACTCCTCGCACGAGGCTCTGGTCCTCGAGTACGAGCACGCGTTGACCCGTGTCGACAGCCGCACCAACGACCTCTACGACGTGTCGGGTCACTTCCTCTGGATCGGGGAGCGTACCCGTCAGTTGGATGGCGCCCATGTCGACCTCCTCAGCCGGATCAAGAACCCGATCGGCGTGAAGCTCGGCCCGTCCACCACGCCGGATGACGCCCTCGCGCTCGCAGCCAAGCTCAACCCGACCAACGAGCCGGGGCGCCTCACCTTCATCACCCGCTTCGGCGCAGGCAAGATCCGCGAAGGCCTGCCGGCGCTGGTCGACAAGGTCACCGCCGAGGGTGTCTCGGTCGCCTGGGTCTGCGACCCGATGCACGGCAACGGCTTCACCGCGCCGTCGGGCTACAAGACCCGCAACTTCGACGACGTCCTCGACGAGGTCCAGGGCTTCTTCGACGTCCACCGCTCGCTCGGCACCTGGCCCGGCGGTCTGCACATCGAACTCACCGGCGACAACGTCACCGAGTGCCTCGGTGGCGGCGAGGAACTGTCCGACGCCGACCTCGCCACGCGGTACGAGTCCCTGTGTGACCCGCGCCTGAACCGGGTGCAGTCGCTCGAGATGGCCTTCCTCGTGGCCGACATGCTGCGCCACTCCTGACACGCTTGGTCCGAGGTGCTGGGATGGAGCCATGACCACCCCGCGCATCACTCTCAACGACGGCCACACCATTCCCCAGTTGGGCTTCGGCGTGTGGCAGGTCCCTCCGCCCGAGGCCGAGCGGGTCGTCGCCGAAGCGTTGCAGGTCGGCTACCGGCACATCGACACAGCGCAGATGTACCAGAACGAGTCGGGAGTCGGCCGCGCTGTCGCCGCCTCCGGCCTGCCCCGTGCCGACGTCTTCATCACCACCAAGGTCAACAACAACGCCCACCGGCCGACTGACGCCGCAGCCTCGATCCAGCGCTCACTCGAGGAGTTGGCAACCGACTACATCGACCTGCTGCTGATCCACTGGCCGCTGCCGACTCAGTACGACGGCGACTTCGTCAGCACCTGGGAGGCGCTGGTCGCAGCTCGCGACGCCGGCCAGGCCCGGTCGATCGGTGTGTCCAACTTCCAGCCAGCCCATCTCGAGGCGCTGCACCGGACCGGCGTCACACCGGCGGTCAACCAGATCGAGGTGCACCCGCGCTTCTCCAACAACGGCCCCCGTGCCGCCAACGCCGCCCAGGGCACCGTCACCGAGGTCTGGTCACCGCTGGGACAAGGATCCGTCCTCACCGATCCGGTCATCACCGCCATCGCCGAGCGCCTCGGCCGTACCTCCGCCCAGGTGATCATCCGCTGGCACCTCCAGCGTGGAGACGTCGTCTTCCCGAAGACCGTCACGCGGTCACGGATGGTCGAGAACGCCGACGTCCTCGACTTCCAGCTGACCCCCGAGGACCTGCAGGCGATCGACGGGATGAACAAGGGCGAGGAAGGTCGGATCGGACCTAACCCCGATCAGTTCGACTGGATCCCCTGATCGCCCTGATCGCCCTCTGACGGCGCGTTCGCTGCGTCTCACCTCGGTCGGCGGCCGCCAAAAGGCCGCCTTCCCTCGGGTTCCTTGCGACCGCGCTCGTCAGAGAACGATCAGCCCCTTGGCGACATCGTCGTGCGCCAGGTCCAGTGCTGGATCTGGTCCCCGTCCTGCAGGGACGACCGGGTGGCCGTGTCGGTGAAGCCGGTCGTGGCGAGCAGCCGTTGCGCACGAGCGTTGTCCGCGCGGACCCACGTACTCAGCCGTGACCATTCCAGAGCCTGCGCGTGCCGGACCAGAGCCGCCCCGACGCCGGAGCCCCAGACCGCTGGATCGACGAAGACCATCGCCAGATGCCCCGCATCCGGGTCCGGTACGCCCTCCTCGAGGTAGGTCTCGGCCAGCAGCATCCCGGCCGGACGGTGACCGTAGTGAGCCAACAGCAGTACCTCGGCGTGATCGAGTTTGGTGCGTACGCGCTGCGACCGGAGGTCACCTGCGGGCCGTGGCCGGGTCCGATTGGCACGACGCCACGCAGCCATCGCCAACTCGCGCTGATCCGCAGTCGTCACGAGGTCGACCGCGATCCGGG comes from Nocardioides baekrokdamisoli and encodes:
- a CDS encoding FGGY family carbohydrate kinase; the encoded protein is MSTSTSSARSTVLSIDAGTTGVTALVVSDDGQIIARGYQEFPQHFPQPGWVEHVPEEIWQATLEACRAALKGIDRSSLAGIGITNQRETIVLWDRETLGSPRRAIVWQDRRTAAYCAENKAHEARVSEITGLRLDPYFSATKLAWLRENEPHTWALVESGRYAVGTVDSYLIARMTRGTWHVTDASNASRTLLFDLHTGAWSPELCDLFGVPADALPDVVANWGTTHLVTDPRSFLDLSLPIAGMAGDQQAALFGQTCFEAGEVKCTYGTGSFILTNTGSQAIRSDAGLLTTVAWRSPDGAHTYAQEGAIFVTGAAVQWLRDGLQIVGSAAETAAVAATVTSTDGVVFVPALTGLGAPHWDPDARGLIIGLTRGTTRAHIVRATLEAIAYEVRDVLETMPALTALKVDGGAAANDFLCQLQADQAGVTVSRPRFVETTGLGAAFLAGLGTGVWNSFDEIRQTWSLDRSFTPAGADDVAYAQWKKAVERSKAWA
- a CDS encoding class II 3-deoxy-7-phosphoheptulonate synthase, producing the protein MGAAQQPTYPDPAVLASAVDTLRSRPPLVFAGECDDLKTKLAAVARGEAFLLQGGDCAETLAEVSADNVRAKLRVLLQMSVVLTYAASVPVVKLGRLAGQFAKPRSSDFETREGVTLPAYRGDAVNGYDFTEASRIPDPQRLVDVYNASAATLNLVRAFTTGGYADLRQVHSWNTDFVKGAPLGARYEALAGEIDRAMTFMHAIGVDSDELRRVDFHSSHEALVLEYEHALTRVDSRTNDLYDVSGHFLWIGERTRQLDGAHVDLLSRIKNPIGVKLGPSTTPDDALALAAKLNPTNEPGRLTFITRFGAGKIREGLPALVDKVTAEGVSVAWVCDPMHGNGFTAPSGYKTRNFDDVLDEVQGFFDVHRSLGTWPGGLHIELTGDNVTECLGGGEELSDADLATRYESLCDPRLNRVQSLEMAFLVADMLRHS
- a CDS encoding aldo/keto reductase; this encodes MTTPRITLNDGHTIPQLGFGVWQVPPPEAERVVAEALQVGYRHIDTAQMYQNESGVGRAVAASGLPRADVFITTKVNNNAHRPTDAAASIQRSLEELATDYIDLLLIHWPLPTQYDGDFVSTWEALVAARDAGQARSIGVSNFQPAHLEALHRTGVTPAVNQIEVHPRFSNNGPRAANAAQGTVTEVWSPLGQGSVLTDPVITAIAERLGRTSAQVIIRWHLQRGDVVFPKTVTRSRMVENADVLDFQLTPEDLQAIDGMNKGEEGRIGPNPDQFDWIP
- a CDS encoding GNAT family N-acetyltransferase, producing the protein MPRIAVDLVTTADQRELAMAAWRRANRTRPRPAGDLRSQRVRTKLDHAEVLLLAHYGHRPAGMLLAETYLEEGVPDPDAGHLAMVFVDPAVWGSGVGAALVRHAQALEWSRLSTWVRADNARAQRLLATTGFTDTATRSSLQDGDQIQHWTWRTTMSPRG